CGGCAAGGCGAGTGAACATTTCGGTCATCATCAGCATGAACATCAGGACGCTGGCGGCGACGAGGACAGTTCGGCGCCGACCAAAAAAGCGGGCTTCGATCCCGACTGCGCATCGTGTTCGCACGGAACATCGGTTACGCCGTCATGGTCATCGGATATCTCACAGCATCTGCTTCCTGCCCACCTGCAGCGCGCCCAGCTTCCCGCGCGTCCCACGCCCTACCTCGGTCTGCCCGAACGCCCCAATTGGATGGTCGCCGCCTAAGTTCGGCGCCGGTCCAGCCATAAATTCCTGATACAGGTTCCCAATACGCTCACGCGTAGGCTTGTCGTCGCCGAATTCCTTCCATTACCCACTGGAGAATTCGATGCGATCAATATGTTTCCCTATCGGGCTCGCGTTGCTATGCGCGCAGCCTTTGCTGGCCGCCGCACAGGCGCCGGCCCCGCTATACCCGGAACTCAAGCCATCTTCGGCCCAGTCTTCATCGTTGACGCTGGAAGCGGCGATCAGCCGTGCCTTTGCATCAAATCCCGGTCTGCGAGCAGCCGGCCGCGATCTCGACATCGCGGCAGGCCAGCGCGCGCAGGCTGGCGCATTCCCCAATCCGGAGCTTTCTTACCTTTCTGAAGGAATCAAGAAAGACGCTCGTACTACCACCGTCCAAGTCAACCAGGCCGTCGAGTTGGGCGGCAAGCGCGGCGCCCGGATCGCGCTGGCCGAACGCGAGCGCGACGTTGCGTCGGCGGATCTGGCCACTTATCGCAGCGCACTGCGAGCCGATGTCGTCACCGCATTCTTCGATGTCCTGACGGCGCAAGAACGGTTATTACTCGCCCATGCGACGCAGGAACTCTCGCAAAAAGTGACAGGTGTCGCAGCACGGCGGGTGATTGCGGGAAAAATTTCGCCGGTGGAGGAAACCCGCGCCCGGGTCGCCGAGGCAAGCACCAAGATTGAACTGAGCCAGGCTGCCAACGATTTGGCGCTGGCCAAGCGGCGCCTGTCGGCCACCTGGGGCAGTTCGGAGCCCATGGTGGGCCCGGTCGAGACACCCGCGATGCCGGCTGGCGTCAATCCGACAACGGACGAGCTGCTCGCACGCCTTCCTGCGGCGCCGCAAATCATGCGGTCGCGCCGCGAGATCGATCGGCAAAAAGCCCAGGCCGACGTCGAACGCAGCCGCCGTTACCCTGACCTGACGGTCAGCCTGGGAAGCAAGCGCGACGAGCAGATCGGCCAGCGCCAGACCGTGGTTGGCCTTGCGATCCCGTTCCCCTTGTTCGACCGTAATCAGGGCAACCTGGCAAGTGCATTGCGGCGAACCGACAAGGCGCGCGACGAGCTGCTCGCCGTACAAAACAAGTTGTCCGCGGAATTGGCGCAGGCGTCATTGCGAATGAACGCGGCCGCGTCTGAACTGGCGATCCTGCGCGACGAGATCCTGCCAGGTGCGCATAGCGCGTACGAAGCGGGTACCAGGGGTTTCGAGGCCGGCAAGTTCAGCTTTATGGAGGTACTAGACGCTCAGCGAACCCTGTTCCAGGCAAAGACGCAGTACGTCCGTGCACTGGGAGAGTCGCATCGCGCCGCAGCCGACATCGAACGCATCATCGGAAACGTCGAGCAGCACGGCGGCTTGACGCCTCCCCAGCTCCAAAACAAGGAAATGCAATGAAAATCTCGAACATCGACAAAAAAACGCGCATCGCGATCGCCATCATCCTGGCTGTCGGCGCGCTACTCCTGGCCGTCATCCTAATCCCAGGCAAGAAATCGGCAGGGTCCGAGGAAGCTGGGGAGGCCGGGCACAGCGAAGCGGCGGAGCACGCTGACGGCGACCAGCATGGCAAGAAGTCCGAGGCCGCACATGGCGACGAAAAAGCCCATGCAGGCGAGGAACAGCATGCAGAGCCTCCAAAAAAAGGCCCTCACGGTGGATCCCTTTTCTCCCAGGGAAGCCTGAGCGTGGAAGTGCTCCTGGCGGAGCAAAACGGCGAAGCCAGGCATCAATTGTGGGCTTACCAAAATGGCAAACCAATTCCGCCCACGGCTTTCAGCGCAACCGAGCAGGTCAAACGGCCCCAGGGCGACGTGCAGGACCACACCTTTGCAGTCCAGGGCGACAGCCTGATCACCACCAAGACAATCGCCGAGCCGCACGTGTTCGAAGCCGCCTTTGTCGTGAAACGAGGCAAGGATGTCGTCAAGTTCAACGTCGAGAGCGAGGAAGGCAAAGTCGAACTGAGCGACGCCCAAGCCAAGGCTGCCGGAATCAAGCTCGAAACAGCGGCGCCAGCGCGCATCCGTAGCGCGTTCCAGCTTGCTGGTGAGATCAGGTTCAACGAAGACCGTACGGCGCACGTGGTGCCGCGCCTGGCAGGCGTGGTCGAAAGCGTGTCGGCCAATCTCGGGCAGCAGGTCAAGAAGGGACAGGTCCTCGCAGTCATCGCCAGCTCGGACGTGTCCGAAATGCGCAGCCAATTACTGTCGGCACAACGACTGCAGACCCTGGCGCGGGTGACTTACGAAAGGGAGAAAAAACTCTGGCAGGACAAAATTTCGGCAGAGCAGGACTATCTGCAGGCGCAGCAGGCGTTCAGGGAGGCCGAGATCGCCACCCAGAACGCGCGCCAGAAGCTCGCTGCGATCGGCGCCTCTGCTGGCGCCGCCGGTGCACTGAACCGGTATGAACTGCGGGCGCCGTTCGACGGCGCCATCGTCGAAAAGCACATCGCGTTGGGCGAGGCAGTCAAAGAGGATTCGAATGTTTTCTTGATTTCGGACCTGTCCTCAGTGTGGGCGGAAATCATCGTCCCCGCCAAGGACCTGGGTATCGTCCGGGTTGGCGAGCGCGCCACCGTCAAGGCCACTTCCATCGGGTCCGTCTCGACCGGCACGGTGTCGTACGTGGGATCGCTCCTCGGAGAGCAAACGCGCACGGCCAAGGCCCGCGTGACGCTGGCAAATCCCAACATGGCCTGGCGCCCGGGTCTGTTCGTCAATGTCGAGCTCACTTCGGATGAGAGGAACGCAGCTGTCGCCGTGCTCGCCGATGCGATCCAGACCGTCAACGACAGCCCGACCGTCTTCGTCAAGGTTGATGGCGGCTTTGTCGGCCAGCTGGTCACGACCGGCCGCAGCGACGGGAAGTACACAGAGATTCTCACCGGGATCAAACCCGGGACCGCTTACGCGGCCAGCGGAAGTTTCGTCGTCAAGGCGGAACAAGGCAAGGGCAGCGCCGAGCATGCACATTAAGCGGGAGAGATCACATGTTTGAACGAATCATTCGCTTTTCCATTGAACACCGCTGGCTGGTGATGCTTGCCGTCGTCGCCATGATGGCCATCGGCGTCTTCAGCTACAAAAAGCTGCCGATCGATGCCGTCCCCGACATCACCAACGTCCAGGTCCAGATCAACACGGCGGCGGCCGGCTACTCTCCGCTAGAGGTCGAGC
This region of Massilia sp. PAMC28688 genomic DNA includes:
- a CDS encoding TolC family protein; this translates as MSSPNSFHYPLENSMRSICFPIGLALLCAQPLLAAAQAPAPLYPELKPSSAQSSSLTLEAAISRAFASNPGLRAAGRDLDIAAGQRAQAGAFPNPELSYLSEGIKKDARTTTVQVNQAVELGGKRGARIALAERERDVASADLATYRSALRADVVTAFFDVLTAQERLLLAHATQELSQKVTGVAARRVIAGKISPVEETRARVAEASTKIELSQAANDLALAKRRLSATWGSSEPMVGPVETPAMPAGVNPTTDELLARLPAAPQIMRSRREIDRQKAQADVERSRRYPDLTVSLGSKRDEQIGQRQTVVGLAIPFPLFDRNQGNLASALRRTDKARDELLAVQNKLSAELAQASLRMNAAASELAILRDEILPGAHSAYEAGTRGFEAGKFSFMEVLDAQRTLFQAKTQYVRALGESHRAAADIERIIGNVEQHGGLTPPQLQNKEMQ
- a CDS encoding efflux RND transporter periplasmic adaptor subunit yields the protein MKISNIDKKTRIAIAIILAVGALLLAVILIPGKKSAGSEEAGEAGHSEAAEHADGDQHGKKSEAAHGDEKAHAGEEQHAEPPKKGPHGGSLFSQGSLSVEVLLAEQNGEARHQLWAYQNGKPIPPTAFSATEQVKRPQGDVQDHTFAVQGDSLITTKTIAEPHVFEAAFVVKRGKDVVKFNVESEEGKVELSDAQAKAAGIKLETAAPARIRSAFQLAGEIRFNEDRTAHVVPRLAGVVESVSANLGQQVKKGQVLAVIASSDVSEMRSQLLSAQRLQTLARVTYEREKKLWQDKISAEQDYLQAQQAFREAEIATQNARQKLAAIGASAGAAGALNRYELRAPFDGAIVEKHIALGEAVKEDSNVFLISDLSSVWAEIIVPAKDLGIVRVGERATVKATSIGSVSTGTVSYVGSLLGEQTRTAKARVTLANPNMAWRPGLFVNVELTSDERNAAVAVLADAIQTVNDSPTVFVKVDGGFVGQLVTTGRSDGKYTEILTGIKPGTAYAASGSFVVKAEQGKGSAEHAH